The Microvirga lotononidis nucleotide sequence ACGTTAACATCATTGGTCTCGACCTTGCAAAGCGTGTCTTTCAGGCGCACGGCGCCCGCGCCGATGGGAGCGTGGCCTTTCGCCGGAAACTGACCCGCCAGCAGGTTCTGACGTTCTTCTCCAAGCAGCCACGTTGCATTGTTGCGATGGAGGCCTGCGCCACAGCGCATGACTGGGGCCGCGAACTTCAGGTTCTCGGGCATGAAGTGCGGCTCATCCCGCCGGTCTATGTAAAACCTTTCGTTAAGCGCCAGAAGAACGACGCGGCGGACGCAGAGGCCATCGCCGAGGCGGCGGCACGCCCGACCATGCGGTTCGTCACAGTCAAAACCGAGGAACAGCAGGCGCGAGCGATGGTCTTCCGCACGCGGGATCTTCTCGTGCGCCAACGCACGCAGCTGATCAATGCGCTGCGGGGGCATCTCGCCGAGCACGGCGTCGTCGCGCCACAGGGAACAGCCAAAGTGAAGCTGCTCAGCGATGTGATCGAGGACGTCAACACGACCCTTCAGCCACTGGTCGTCGAACTCGGTCGCCTCTATCTCGACCAGATCGCAGCCCTCGACGGCAAGATCGCGGATCTCGAGAGGGTGTTGAAACGCGAGGCCGCGCGTGGGGTGACGACGTCACGCCTGCAGACCATGCCCGGGATCGGGCCGATCACCGCAATGGCGATCGAAACCTTCGCACCGCCGATGGAGAGCTTCAGACGCGGACGCGACTTCGCCGCCTGGCTCGGGCTTGTCCCGGTCCAGCACTCCACCGGCGGCAAGCAGGTGCTCGGGCGCACCTCGAAGATGGGCCAGCGTGATATCCGACGTCTGCTCATCATCGGCGCGATGGCTGTCGTCAAGAGCGCAGGGCGCAAGAGCGCGCCGGAAGGCTCCTGGCTTGCCCGCATGCTGGCGCGCAAGCCGAGGATGCTCGTGGCCATTGCGCTGGCGAACAAGATGGCGCGGTCCGCCTGGGCCATGCTGACGAAAGGCGAGGACTTCAGAGTTCCGGCAGCAACGGCGTCGTGATCGGGAGATCCGGCATCGATCCTGCCGGTGCGTCAGGCGTGTGAGGAGGTCGAGGAACAGTAAGGGCAAAACGATCGGTCAGATCGGGAGCAGGAAAAGCATTATCACCCAAAGAGCTTCGCGCTCGGGAATTTGATCTGCACCTGCTCCGCGTATCTCCATACCGGCCAGCGGCATGATCATGGCCGCAACAGAAGGCCTGATACATGACCGCACCCGATCACATGCCGAAGCTGTTCAGAAATCCCTTGCGCGAACGGGGGCATCCATACATGGGTGATGACGGATTGAGAAAGGCGACGTATCGAGGCGGGTGTCGAGCCTGCCTGAACCTCTCCAGGAGAGCGATACGTCATGAACGAGACTACCAGCATTGTCCGCCTTCGTCAGCCCGACACGATCGACGATCCCCTGACCGATCTTCTCCGAGCCGGCGCGCGCAAGCTGCTGGCCCAAGCCATCGAGAGCGAGGCCGAGGCTTATCTGGCCAGCATGCGCGATCTCAAGCTGCCGGACGGCCGCGAGCGCCTGGTCCGGCACGGCCATGGGCCTGAGCGCACGCTCCAGACCGGCATCGGCCCGGTGGCGGTCCGCCGGGTCAAGATCCGCGACCGCGGCGCCACGGATGATGCCGACCGCATCCGCTTTACCTCGGCGATCCTGCCGAAATGGGCGCGGCGCACCAAAAGCTTGGATGCGCTGCTGCCGATCCTGTACCTGCGCGGGCTCTCGACCGGCGACTTCCAGGAGGCGCTCTCCGCCCTGCTCGGCCAGGATGCGCCCAACCTCTCGCCCTCGGTGATCGCCCGGCTGACCGGCGAATGGCAGGGCGAGTACGAGCGCTGGCAGACGCGCGACCTGTCGGCGCGCCGCTACGTCTACGTCTGGGCCGACGGCGTCTACCTCCAGGCCCGGATGCAGGATCAGGCCGAATGCATCCTGGTGCTGATCGGCGCGACACCGGAGGGCAGGAAGGAGCTGATCGGCTTCCAGGCCGGCGTGCGCGAGAGCGCCCAGAGCTGGCGTGAGCTTCTGGTCGAGATCAAGCGGCGGGGCCTGGCCATCCCGCCCCGGATAGCCGTCGGGGATGGCGCGCTCGGCTTCTGGAAGGCGCTCGACGAGCTCTTTCCCGGCACGCATCATCAACGCTGCTGGCTGCACAAGACCGCGAACGTGCTCAACAAGGTGCCCAAGTCCGTGCAGCCCGGCATGAAGGGGGCCCTGCGGGAGATCTATCTCGCCCCGACCCGCGCTCAGGCCGAGGTCGCCCTCGATCTGTTCGAGGACGCCTATGGCGCACGCTATCCGAAGGCGGTGGAGTGCCTGCGCAAGGACCAGCGGGCGCTGCTAGCCTTCTTCGACTGGCCGGCTGAGCACTGGATCCATCTGCGCACGACGAACCCGATTGAGAGCGTGTTTGCGACCGTGCGGCACCGCACCGTGCGCACCAAGGGCGCGCTGTCTCCAACGACTGCTCGCCTGATGGTGTTCAAACTCATCATGGCGGCTGCGAAAACCTGGCGCCGGCTGATGGGCGAAAACCAGTTGCCGAAGGTGATCGCCGGTGTCAGATTCCAGGACGGCAGCGAGGTCATCCCGCTGCCGACAAACAGCGCCGCCTGATCGGCCCCATCACCTAAATTCCGTCATAGCTGTGCCGCTTCTGCTGCGGTTATCAGGAGCGGCAGGAGGCAGTGAGTGCGCGGCGGGCATCGAGGAGGCAGCGGCGCGAGGGCTGTAGAAATTGGAGTGGCGCAGTCTCCAGCATGCTTAGGATATGGGGTTAAGCAGCAACGTCAATCATCTCCTGGCTCGATGAGATTTTGGGAAGCGTCTTCCAGCCATCGACCTTGCGCATCGTGATCTGGCCGGACGCCAGCAGCGCCCAGAACAGCATGGCCGCGGTCGCCGCTGAAGGCAGCACCGTCTGGGTCTTGATCCGCCGCTTGAACTCCTCATGCAGCCGCTCGATCGCATTGGTGGTTCGGGCCGACTTCCACTGCGAGGGCGGCAGCTTTGTGAACGCAAACAGTGCCTCGCCGGCCTCCTCCAGGCTGTCGGCCACCGCCGGATGCCGCAGCTGCCATTTGCGAACAAAGGCTTTGCGCCGCTCCTTCATCTCCTCGGCCGTGGCGGCATAGATCATATCCGTGTAATCGGCCGTGATCTCCTCATGCAGCCGCTTGGGCGCATGGGCGAGCAGATTGCGGTGCTTATGCACCGTGCAGCGCTGCAGCGGGACCCCCTCCCACACCGCCGCGAGCGCCTGCTCCAGGCCCGGCGCGCCATCCACAATGACAAAGGCCGGCCGGCGCAGCTGGCGTGCCACGAGGTCGTCGAGCACCGCACGCCAGGCGGCCGTGGTCTCCCCGCCCATGTTCTTGACCGCCAGCAGCACCTTCTGGCCATCCTCGCGCACCCCGATCACCACCAGCAGCGAAATCGAGGTCGCCTTCCTGTCGAGCCGGACCCGCACCACCGTGC carries:
- a CDS encoding IS110 family RNA-guided transposase; this translates as MTDVNIIGLDLAKRVFQAHGARADGSVAFRRKLTRQQVLTFFSKQPRCIVAMEACATAHDWGRELQVLGHEVRLIPPVYVKPFVKRQKNDAADAEAIAEAAARPTMRFVTVKTEEQQARAMVFRTRDLLVRQRTQLINALRGHLAEHGVVAPQGTAKVKLLSDVIEDVNTTLQPLVVELGRLYLDQIAALDGKIADLERVLKREAARGVTTSRLQTMPGIGPITAMAIETFAPPMESFRRGRDFAAWLGLVPVQHSTGGKQVLGRTSKMGQRDIRRLLIIGAMAVVKSAGRKSAPEGSWLARMLARKPRMLVAIALANKMARSAWAMLTKGEDFRVPAATAS
- a CDS encoding IS256 family transposase, producing MNETTSIVRLRQPDTIDDPLTDLLRAGARKLLAQAIESEAEAYLASMRDLKLPDGRERLVRHGHGPERTLQTGIGPVAVRRVKIRDRGATDDADRIRFTSAILPKWARRTKSLDALLPILYLRGLSTGDFQEALSALLGQDAPNLSPSVIARLTGEWQGEYERWQTRDLSARRYVYVWADGVYLQARMQDQAECILVLIGATPEGRKELIGFQAGVRESAQSWRELLVEIKRRGLAIPPRIAVGDGALGFWKALDELFPGTHHQRCWLHKTANVLNKVPKSVQPGMKGALREIYLAPTRAQAEVALDLFEDAYGARYPKAVECLRKDQRALLAFFDWPAEHWIHLRTTNPIESVFATVRHRTVRTKGALSPTTARLMVFKLIMAAAKTWRRLMGENQLPKVIAGVRFQDGSEVIPLPTNSAA
- a CDS encoding IS256 family transposase codes for the protein MTDLISKTDAAHPAGQPQARLFDDWIDPIETGVRERVRGWIEALIQAELEAALGRPRYGRKERPAPPASTHGYRHGSRCRSLTGTFGQTEISVPRARLRTEDGRTTEWRSATLRAYQRRTKAADALIASAYLAGTNTRRVRRALAALFGGAIGKDTVSRVWRKVQTDWQAWNQRSLADEPIVRLILDGTVVRVRLDRKATSISLLVVIGVREDGQKVLLAVKNMGGETTAAWRAVLDDLVARQLRRPAFVIVDGAPGLEQALAAVWEGVPLQRCTVHKHRNLLAHAPKRLHEEITADYTDMIYAATAEEMKERRKAFVRKWQLRHPAVADSLEEAGEALFAFTKLPPSQWKSARTTNAIERLHEEFKRRIKTQTVLPSAATAAMLFWALLASGQITMRKVDGWKTLPKISSSQEMIDVAA